DNA from Krasilnikovia cinnamomea:
GCCGCATGCAGGGCGCGCTGCACCTCGGCGCCGGTCGCGTCGCCGCCCGCGTGCACGATCCGGTCCGCGCGGTGCCCGCCCTCGCGGGTCAGCATGAGCGAGCCGTCGGCGTTGCGGTCGAACGCGGCGCCCATCCGGATCAGCTCGCGGATCCGCGCGGGACCCTCCTCGACGAGCACCCGGACGGCGGCGGGGTCGCACAGCCCCACCCCGGCGATCTCGGTGTCGAACGCGTGCGCCTCGGGGGTGTCCAGCGGGCCGAGCACGGCCGCGATGCCGCCCTGGGCCCAGCGGGTGGAGCCGTCGTCGATGTTGACCTTGGTGACGACGGTGACGTGCAGACCGGCCTCGCGCAGGTGCAGCGCGGCGGTCAGGCCCGCCACGCCGGAGCCGACCACCACCACGTCGGTGGTCTCGGCCCAGCCCGGGTCGGGGGCGGCGAGACAGCGCGGCAGCGCCGGGAGATCCGCTTGATGCGACATTTGCTCAGTCAACCTCGCCGGTGCGGGAGTATCGAGCCGGGGGCGACATTAGTGCTCGGAGTTACTTGTACAAGATCGGCAGGCCCGCGTTGCCCCTGCCCTTCACCGACGAGGTGAGCGTGGCACCGTCCACCCACGCGTAGCAGCGCACCGCGTGATCGCCGAGCGCCCACACGTCCGCGCCGCCGGGCAGGGACACCACACCGGTGCGGTACTGCTGGTCCGCGTCGTTGGGCACGCCCGCGTACGAGGCGATGACGGAGCGGCAGCCGGAGTGGAACTTGGCCCACTGGGCGTCGGTCTTCGGGTACGGCAGGGTGCCCGCGTTCCAGATCCCGACGAATTCGGCGTTGTGCTTGGCCGTACAGGGCGCGGCCGGCATGGAGTCGATCGCGCCGGCGGCGTCCAGCTTGACCGCGTAGCAGGTGAGCAGCAGCGGCGAGCCGGGCTGGGCCAGCGCGCCCTTGAGGCTGCCCACGCGCGGGACCGCCCCGCCGCCGTCCTCGACCGAGCTGACCTCGGCCAGCTCGCACCGGAACCAGCGGGCGCCGCCCGTCCACGCGGCCGCGGACGGGTGGGTGACCCCGATCCACAGGCGGGCGGTACGCCAGGGCCCGCCCACGTACGGCGCGGTCTTCAGGTCACACGTCCGGTACGCCTGCTGCGCCGCCGCGGAGGCGGCTTCCGGGGGTGCCGCCGAGTCGGGGTAGGTACCGACGTACACGGTCTCGCTGCGGTGCGACTCGGCGCAGTCGACCTGCTCGTAGGCCGAGCGGGACCCGACCGGGGCGTACGCGGCGGCGTGGCAGGTCGCGGCGACCGGGGTGAAGCCCGTGGGCGCCGCGATCGCGGCCCAGTCGTCCGTGAGATTGCCGTCAACGCCCTCCGGCAGGCCACAGCCCGCGCCGAGAGCCAGCACGGCCAGGCCCACGGCGGCCAGCCCGCCGAGGCGGGTACGAAGGCGGCGCCGCATGAACCCCTGCCTCCCGAACGCCACAGTTGTCCCTTTTGTCAATCATATGGCATTCATCCTAGGGCGGCATCCCCCCGACGTCGCGCGCCCACGCCTCACCCACCACCGCCGGGCAGCTCTCCCTCAGGCAGCTCCCCCCTCAGGCAGCTCCCCCCTCAGGCAGCTCCCCCCTCAGGCAGCTCCCCCCTCAGGCAGCTCTCCCCTCGGGCCCTGTCGTGCCCTACGGGCGCGGTGATCTTGGCGATCTTGAAGCGTTCCGGTCCGGCGCTGACCGGAAGTCTGCAAGGTCGGCAGAAGATGAGCCGGGAATCAGGACGAGCCGCCGCACAGCAGACCCCCGACACCTGCCGAGGCAGGCGCGCGGGCAGACCACCGGCACGACGTGAGACAGGCGCGCAGGCACACCGCCAGCACGAGGCGAGCCAAGCGCGCGGGCAGAACGCCGGTGGTGGCGGGTCAGGCGCGGGACAGGGTGAGGTCGCCGCGGACCAGGTCGTCGGCCATGCCGGGCACCGCGGCCGCCGGGTCGGCGTCCAGAGAGATGATCTTGTTCTGCGCGTCGACGTGCACGATCCGCGGCTCGTAGGCCCGGGCCGCCTCCGTGTCCATCTGCCCGTACGAGATCAGGATGACCAGGTCGCCGGGGTGCACCAGGTGGGCGGCGGCGCCGTTGATGCCGATCACGCCGGTGCCGCGCTCGCCCGGGATCACGTACGTCTCCAGGCGCGCCCCGTTGGTCACGTCCACGATCGCGACCTGCTCACCGGGGAGCAGGTCGGCCGCGTCCAGCAGGTCGGCATCCACGGTCACCGAGCCGACGTAATGCAGGTCGGCCTGGGTCACGGTGGCCCGGTGGATCTTCGACTTGAGCATCGTGCGCAGCATCATGCGGCAATCTCCAGCTGGAGCGGAACGTTGTCGATCAGGCGGGTGTTGCCTACCCGGGCTGCCACGAGCAGCCGGGCTGGTCCGTGCGCCGGGGCGGGCCCCAGCTCCGGGTCGGTGAGGGCAAGATAGTCGAGCTGTACGCCCGTACTGTTGGCCAGGATCGCCGTCGCCGCAGCGAGTGCGGCCTCGGCCTCGGTGTGCGCGGCGCCGGCCCGCAGCGCGCGCGAGAGCGCGAGCGCGGCCGCACGCTGCTCGGCCGAGAGGTAGCGGTTGCGGCTGGACAGCGCGAGGCCGTCGGGCTCGCGGACGGTCGGCACCCCGCGGATGTCGACGGCGATGTCGAGGTCGCGGACCATGCGGGTGATCAGCGCGAGCTGCTGGTAGTCCTTCTCGCCGAAGAAAGCCAGGTGGGCCCGGGTCAGCAGGAGCAGCTTGCAGACCACCGTGAGCATCCCGGCGAAGTGGCCGGGGCGGCTGGCGCCCTCCAGGATCGTGCCGAGCGGGCCCGCCTCCAGGGTCACGGACGGCTGGCCGCCGGGGTACATCTCCTCGCGGGCCGGGGCGAACACCAGGTCGACCCCCTCGGCGCGGCACGCCTCCAGGTCGGCGTCGAGCGTGCGCGGGTAGCGGTCGTAGTCCTCGTTCGGGCCGAACTGCAGCGGGTTCACGAAGATCGTCACGATGACGTGGTCGGCGTTGCTCCGCGCGGTCCGCATCAGCTCGCGATGCCCCTCGTGCAGCGCGCCCATCGTCATGACCACGGCGACCGTGCCGGGCAGCGCCTTGCGGGCTGCCTCCAGCTCGGCGCGGGTGTGCACCAGCTCCGTCACGGTGCGACCTCCTCTGCTCGTCCCGCCTCGACCCCGACCCGTCCCGCGTCGGCCTCGGCCTGTGCCGCCACGGTTTCGGCCCGGGTCGGTCCGATCTCCGCGCTTGCCGCGTGGGCCAGGACGTCCAGCAGGGCGATCGCGTCCTGCGGGCGGAGACGGCCCGCCGCGATCGCCCGGTCCGCGGTGCGCCGGGCCAGCGCCAGGTAGGCGGGCGCGGCCTCGGCCGGGATGTGGTCCAGATGCTTGCGTACGGTGCCCGCGTCGCCCCGCGACACCGGGCCGGTCAGCGCCGCGTCGCCCATCCGCAGCGCGTTGTCCAGCGCGGCGCGCAGCAGCGGCGCCAGCACCCTGCCGGGCTGGCCGACCCCGGCCGCGCGCAGCAGGCCGGCGGCCTCGTTGACGAGGGTGACCAGATGGTTCGCGCCGTGCGCCAGGGCGGCGTGGTACACCGGCCGGGCCTCCTCGGCGACCCACTCCGGCACCCCGCCCAGGTCCGTGACCAGCCGGGCGGCGAACGCGCGCAGCGGCGCCGGTGCGGTCAGACCGTACGCGGTGCCGGGCAACCGGTCCAGGTCGGCGGGCTCGCCGGTGAAGGTCATGGCGGGGTGCAGCGCGAACCCGGCGGTCGCCCCCAGGACGGCGACACCGTGCGCACCGGAGGTGTGCGCCACGATCTGGCCCTCGGGCTGGGCCCCGGTCGCCCGCAGCCCGGACACCACCCCGGCGAGGGCGTCATCGGGGACGGCCAGCAGCAGCAGATCGGTCGCGGCGCGGGCGACCTCGTCAGCGGGGAGCACGGCGGCCTGCGGCAACAGCCGGGCGATGCGGTCGCGGGAGGCCGTGGAGACCCCGGCGGCGGCGACCACCCGGTGGCCCGCGGCGGCCAGGGCCGCGCCCAGGACGGCGCCCACCCGCCCGGCGCCAACAACGCCGACGACCAGCGGTTCGGCCCGGTCTCGGGCGCGCGGCACTGCGCTCATGGTGGGATCCAGTCCTCAGCGATTGGGGTACCGGTCGAGGAGAAGTATGCGCCGACGTAACACACCGGTGACAACCACCTGTGAACAACGGCACCCGACCTCAACCTAGGGTGGCGGTGTGACGGGGCGGCGGGTCGGATGGCGTACGGCGATGCAGGACGCCCTGTACGGCGAGTCCGGCTTCTTCACCAGCGGCGCCGCCGGCCCGGCCGGGCACTTCCGGACCAGCGTGCACGCCTCCCCGCTGTTCACAAGTGCGTTGCACCACCTGATCGGCAAGGTCGACGCCGCGCTGCGCCACCCGCCCCGGTTCGACGTCGTGGACGTGGGGGCCGGACGCGGTGAACTGCTCACCGCGCTGCACCCGCTGCTGGCCGAGTCGCTCGGCTCGCGGGCCCGGCTGACCGGGGTCGAGGCGGCGCCACGGCCGCCCGGCCTGGACGCCTCGATCGGGTGGCGGCGCGACGTCCCGGACGGGATCGTGGGCGTGCTGCTGGGCACGGAGTGGCTGGACAACGTTCCGCTCGACGTGGCCGAGGCCGACCGGGACGGCCGGGTACGCCGGGTCCTGGTCGAGCCGTACACCGGCGCCGAGTCGCTGGGCGGGCCCGTGGACGCTGCGGACGCGTTCTGGCTGGCCCGGTGGTGGCCGGTGCGGTCGCCCGGGGAGCGGGCCGAGATCGGCTGGCCCCGCGACGTCGCCTGGGCGGACGCCGTGTCCGCGGTCCGGCGCGGGTGCGCGCTCGCGGTCGACTACGGGCACGTCCGCGACGACCGGCCGGTGCTCGGCACCCTCACCGGTTTCCGGGCGGGACGCCAGGTGCCGCCCGTACCGGATGGCGGCTGTGACGTCACCGCGCACGTGGCCGTGGACGCGGCCGCGACCGCAACCGGCAGCCCGTACGTGTTGCTGCGGCAGCGGGCGGCGCTGCACGCCCTGGGGGTGTCCGCCGCCCGCCCGCCGCTCGACCAGGCGGGCACGGACCCGGCGGGCTACCTGCGGGCGCTGAGCCGGGCAGGCGCGGCAGCCGAACTCACCGACGCGGCCGGACTCGGCGGGCACTGGTGGCTGCTGCACGGCATCGGCATGGACCCGCCCCTCCCCCAACGGTGACCGGACAGCCCGGCGGGGCCCTTCCGGGGGCCGGTGGCTTCCAAGAGTCGTCATCGAGTCGGATTTCCCTGCTGCCCGCGCACGTGCGGTAGCGGGTAGGGGCGGGGGATCGTGGCGGCGGGGCGCG
Protein-coding regions in this window:
- the panD gene encoding aspartate 1-decarboxylase; translated protein: MLRTMLKSKIHRATVTQADLHYVGSVTVDADLLDAADLLPGEQVAIVDVTNGARLETYVIPGERGTGVIGINGAAAHLVHPGDLVILISYGQMDTEAARAYEPRIVHVDAQNKIISLDADPAAAVPGMADDLVRGDLTLSRA
- a CDS encoding septum formation family protein; the protein is MRRRLRTRLGGLAAVGLAVLALGAGCGLPEGVDGNLTDDWAAIAAPTGFTPVAATCHAAAYAPVGSRSAYEQVDCAESHRSETVYVGTYPDSAAPPEAASAAAQQAYRTCDLKTAPYVGGPWRTARLWIGVTHPSAAAWTGGARWFRCELAEVSSVEDGGGAVPRVGSLKGALAQPGSPLLLTCYAVKLDAAGAIDSMPAAPCTAKHNAEFVGIWNAGTLPYPKTDAQWAKFHSGCRSVIASYAGVPNDADQQYRTGVVSLPGGADVWALGDHAVRCYAWVDGATLTSSVKGRGNAGLPILYK
- the panC gene encoding pantoate--beta-alanine ligase: MTELVHTRAELEAARKALPGTVAVVMTMGALHEGHRELMRTARSNADHVIVTIFVNPLQFGPNEDYDRYPRTLDADLEACRAEGVDLVFAPAREEMYPGGQPSVTLEAGPLGTILEGASRPGHFAGMLTVVCKLLLLTRAHLAFFGEKDYQQLALITRMVRDLDIAVDIRGVPTVREPDGLALSSRNRYLSAEQRAAALALSRALRAGAAHTEAEAALAAATAILANSTGVQLDYLALTDPELGPAPAHGPARLLVAARVGNTRLIDNVPLQLEIAA
- a CDS encoding Rossmann-like and DUF2520 domain-containing protein translates to MSAVPRARDRAEPLVVGVVGAGRVGAVLGAALAAAGHRVVAAAGVSTASRDRIARLLPQAAVLPADEVARAATDLLLLAVPDDALAGVVSGLRATGAQPEGQIVAHTSGAHGVAVLGATAGFALHPAMTFTGEPADLDRLPGTAYGLTAPAPLRAFAARLVTDLGGVPEWVAEEARPVYHAALAHGANHLVTLVNEAAGLLRAAGVGQPGRVLAPLLRAALDNALRMGDAALTGPVSRGDAGTVRKHLDHIPAEAAPAYLALARRTADRAIAAGRLRPQDAIALLDVLAHAASAEIGPTRAETVAAQAEADAGRVGVEAGRAEEVAP
- a CDS encoding SAM-dependent methyltransferase → MQDALYGESGFFTSGAAGPAGHFRTSVHASPLFTSALHHLIGKVDAALRHPPRFDVVDVGAGRGELLTALHPLLAESLGSRARLTGVEAAPRPPGLDASIGWRRDVPDGIVGVLLGTEWLDNVPLDVAEADRDGRVRRVLVEPYTGAESLGGPVDAADAFWLARWWPVRSPGERAEIGWPRDVAWADAVSAVRRGCALAVDYGHVRDDRPVLGTLTGFRAGRQVPPVPDGGCDVTAHVAVDAAATATGSPYVLLRQRAALHALGVSAARPPLDQAGTDPAGYLRALSRAGAAAELTDAAGLGGHWWLLHGIGMDPPLPQR